In Kwoniella newhampshirensis strain CBS 13917 chromosome 4, whole genome shotgun sequence, one DNA window encodes the following:
- a CDS encoding endoribonuclease YSH1, which yields MHRHGRRQHPKSAAAPAPLQVLNPGAGGGDAPSLTITMLGAGQEVGRSCCVIEHRGKKVVCDAGLHPAHPGMGSLPFIDELDWSTVDAILITHFHVDHAAGLPYIVEKTNFKDGNGKVYMTHATKAIYGLTMMDTVRINDQNADASGRLYNEADVQSSWQSTIAVDYHQDIVISGGLRFTPYHAGHVLGASMFLIEIAGLKILYTGDYSREEDRHLVIAEIPPVKPDVMICESTFGVHTLPDRKEKEEQFTTLVANIVRRGGRCLMPIPSFGNGQELALLLDEYWHDHPELQSVPVYFASGLFQRGMRVYKTYVHTMNANIRSRFARRDNPFDFKYVKWLKDPKRLDDTKGPCVVMATAQFMSFGLSRELLEDWAADPKNGVIVTGYSIEGTMARTLLAEPDHIESLKGGNIPRRLTVKEISFGAHVDYSQNSKFIQEIGAQHIVLVHGEASQMGRLRAALRDTYATRGQEINIHTPKNCEPLTLTFRQERMVKAIGSLAETRPVHGTPVKGLLVSKDFSYTLLDPKDLHDFTGLSTSTIVQKQSVPIGVDWSVVRWHLEGMYGEVGEGVDEHSRATLEIMNAVQVVQMSQTVVELQWSSSSSSDMIADSALAVLLGIDGSPATVKLTTIPHHHAAHHHHNGHDRSHHEKSNGVSRHNSDFDRLAMFLEAHFGQVTGPNRHVPEGEEDDLLVMQVQVDSAVARIDLISMRVESESADLKRRVEMVLEMALTTLKPLSQSFIGNGINISVDKIITEV from the exons ATGCATAGACACGGAAGACGACAACATCCCAAGTCAGCCGCGGCGCCGGCACCGCTTCAAGTCCTCAACCCGGgagctggaggtggagatgcaCCATCATTGACGATAACGATGCTAGGAGCTGGTCAGGAAGTGGGACGAAGCTGTTGTGTCATCGAACacagagggaagaaagtgGTTTGTGATGCAGGGTTGCATCCTGCTCATCCTGGGATGGGATCCTTACCTTTTATCGATGAGTTGGACTGGTCGACTGTTGACGCGATTCTTATCACACA CTTCCATGTTGATCATGCCGCAGGTCTACCGTATATCGTGGAGAAG ACGAACTTCAAAGATGGAAACGGTAAAGTGTATATGACTCATGCTACCAAAGCAATCTATGgtttgacgatgatggataCTGTTCGaatcaa TGATCAAAATGCGGACGCTTCCGGTCGACTGTATAATGAAGCGGACGTTCAATCATCCTGGCAATCAACGATAGCAGTGGATTACCATCAAGATATAGTGATCTCGGGAGGACTTCGATTCACGCCCTATCATGCGGGCCATGTCCTTGGAGCGTCAATGTTTCTCATCGAAATTGCTGGACTCAAGATTCTGTATACCGGGGACTActcgagagaagaggacaggCATCTGGTGATTGCGGAGATACCGCCCGTCAAGCCAGATGTGATGATCTGTGAAAGCACATTCGGGGTTCATACCCTACCTGAtaggaaggagaaagaggagcaaTTTACAA CTCTCGTTGCCAACATCGTTCGGCGTGGTGGCCGATGTCTGATGCCAATACCTTCTTTCGGTAATGGGCAAGAACTTGCTCTTCTGCTCGACGAGTACTGGCATGATCACCCCGAGCTGCAATCAGTGCCCGTGTATTTCGCTTCTGGCCTCTTTCAACGCGGAATGCGGGTCTACAAAACATATGTGCATACCATGAACGCCAACATCAGGTCAAGATTCGCTCGACGAGATAATCCATTCGATTTCAAGTATGTTAAATGGTTGAAAGATCCAAAGAGACTCGACGATACGAAGGGGCCCTGTGTAGTTATGGCAACCGCGCAGTTTATGAGTTTTGGACTGAGTCGGGAGCTGTTAGAAGACTGGGCAGCGGATCCGAAAAACGGTGTGATTGTTACTGGGTATTCCATTGAGGGTACAATGGCAAGA ACCTTGCTTGCCGAACCGGACCACATCGAATCCTTGAAAGGCGGGAACATACCTCGACGATTGACCGTCAAAGAGATATCATTTGGTGCGCATGTCGACTATTCTCAGAACTCGAAGTTCATTCAGGAGATCGGCGCACAACATATCGTGCTTGTGCACGGCGAAGCGTCTCAAATGGGGCGTCTACGAGCAGCTTTGAGAGATACATACGCGACGCGGGGACAGGAGATCAATATTCACACACCGAAGAACTGCGAGCCTTTAACACTGACATTCCGACAAGAGCGGATGGTAAAG GCGATTGGTTCCTTGGCTGAAACGAGACCGGTGCATGGCACACCGGTCAAAGGTCTTTTGGTGTCCAAGGACTTCTCTTATACACTGTTGGATCCAAAAGACCTACATGACTTCACCGGATTATCAACGAGCACAATCGTACAAAAGCAGAGTGTACCGATCGGCGTAGATTGGTCTGTGGTGCGATGGCATCTGGAAGGCATGTATGGCGAAGTCGGAGAAGGCGTCGATGAGCACAGCAGAGCGACTCTTGAA ATCATGAATGCTGTCCAGGTCGTGCAAATGTCTCAGACAGTGGTCGAATTGCAGTGgtcatcaagctcaagcagTGACATGATCGCAGACTCTGCTCTGGCGGTTTTATTGGGCATCGACGGCAGTCCCGCGACTGTGAAGC TCACGACAatccctcatcatcacgctgcccaccaccatcacaaTGGGCACGACCGCAGCCATCATGAGAAGTCCAACGGGGTCAGTCGCCACAACTCTGACTTCGATCGATTGGCAATGTTTCTCGAAGCCCATTTCGGACAAGTGACAGGACCAAACCGACATGTGccggaaggagaagaggatgatctACTAGTGATGCAAGTCCAGGTGGACAGCGCGGTTGCCAGAATAGACCTGATCTCCATG CGAGTTGAATCGGAGTCAGCAGATCTGAAACGTagggtggagatggtgtTGGAAATGGCATTGACAACTCTAAAACCTCTATCACAATCATTCATCGGGAACGGAATCAACATATCGGTAGACAAAATCATCACAGAAGTGTAG